A genomic region of Methylobacterium durans contains the following coding sequences:
- a CDS encoding 4Fe-4S dicluster domain-containing protein codes for MDNIFHMHPRAAEHHQSDLDRVIPDESELTAGVRIEPGRSYGFFTDTTLCIGCKACEVACKEWNNLPADNLGLTGQSFDNTGALSANTWRHVSFVEKSGADGVRADVQQPFQSGWLMMSDVCKHCHHAPCMEACPTGALFKTEFDTVVVQQDICNGCGYCVPACPFGVVEVSSLDGKAHKCTLCYDRLKGGLEPACAKSCPTDSIQFGELADLQDRAASRVAELHARGVPSAYLYGTPGAPGATGGMSHLNAFFLLTDRPEVYNLPSAPSRPSLRVGPSLASGLAAVAGLTLAAALLFGQGERRP; via the coding sequence ATGGACAACATCTTCCACATGCATCCGCGCGCGGCCGAGCATCATCAATCGGACCTCGACCGCGTCATCCCGGATGAATCGGAGCTGACGGCGGGCGTCCGGATCGAGCCCGGCCGCTCCTACGGCTTCTTCACGGACACCACACTCTGCATCGGCTGCAAGGCCTGCGAGGTCGCCTGCAAGGAGTGGAACAACCTGCCGGCCGACAATCTCGGGCTGACCGGCCAGAGCTTCGACAACACCGGCGCCCTCTCGGCCAACACCTGGCGCCACGTCAGCTTCGTCGAGAAGAGCGGCGCGGATGGCGTGCGCGCCGATGTGCAGCAGCCCTTCCAGAGCGGCTGGCTGATGATGAGCGACGTCTGCAAGCATTGCCACCACGCGCCCTGCATGGAGGCCTGCCCGACCGGCGCCCTGTTCAAGACCGAGTTCGACACCGTCGTCGTGCAGCAGGACATCTGCAATGGCTGCGGCTACTGCGTGCCGGCCTGCCCGTTCGGCGTGGTCGAGGTGAGCTCCCTCGACGGCAAGGCGCACAAATGCACGCTCTGCTACGACCGCCTCAAAGGGGGCCTGGAACCCGCCTGTGCCAAGTCCTGCCCGACGGACTCGATCCAGTTCGGCGAGCTCGCCGACCTGCAGGACCGGGCGGCGAGCCGCGTCGCGGAGCTGCACGCCCGCGGCGTGCCCTCGGCCTACCTCTACGGCACGCCCGGAGCGCCGGGCGCCACCGGCGGCATGAGCCACCTCAACGCCTTCTTCCTGCTGACCGACCGGCCGGAGGTCTACAACCTGCCCTCGGCGCCGAGCCGGCCCTCGCTCCGGGTGGGCCCGAGCCTCGCCTCGGGGCTCGCCGCCGTGGCGGGCCTGACGCTCGCCGCCGCCCTCCTGTTCGGGCAGGGGGAGCGCCGCCCATGA
- a CDS encoding L,D-transpeptidase, which translates to MTRRRAAAFLFASALAAGIPALAPGAAQAGPFDSGPLADFMNIFRTQAIPRETVAWSGPEKPGTVVVSTSQRRLYYVLGRGAAIRYGVGVGRQGFSWSGTKTVTMKKEWPAWRPPAQMLARRPDLPRYMAGGQDNPLGARAMYLGSSLYRIHGSNEPETMGAAVSSGCIRMTNKDVVDLYDRVRVGTKVIVR; encoded by the coding sequence ATGACGAGGCGCCGCGCCGCCGCTTTCCTGTTCGCCAGCGCCCTCGCCGCCGGCATCCCCGCGCTCGCGCCCGGCGCCGCGCAGGCCGGCCCGTTCGACAGCGGGCCGCTCGCCGACTTCATGAACATCTTCCGCACGCAGGCGATCCCCCGCGAGACCGTGGCCTGGTCCGGCCCGGAGAAGCCCGGCACCGTGGTGGTCTCCACGAGCCAGCGCCGGCTCTACTACGTGCTCGGGCGCGGCGCCGCGATCCGCTACGGCGTCGGCGTCGGCCGCCAGGGCTTCTCGTGGTCGGGCACCAAGACCGTGACCATGAAGAAGGAATGGCCGGCCTGGCGCCCGCCGGCCCAGATGCTCGCCCGCCGGCCGGACCTGCCGCGCTACATGGCCGGCGGCCAGGACAACCCGCTCGGCGCCCGCGCGATGTATCTCGGCTCGTCCCTCTACCGCATCCACGGCTCGAACGAGCCCGAGACGATGGGTGCCGCCGTCTCCTCCGGCTGCATCCGGATGACGAACAAGGACGTCGTCGATCTCTACGACCGCGTCAGGGTCGGCACCAAGGTGATCGTCCGCTGA
- a CDS encoding multidrug efflux RND transporter permease subunit: MARFFIDRPIFAWVVALFICLGGALTIPQLPVAQYPIIAPPSIALSTAYPGASVENLYTGTTRLIEDELNGAANIQSFESASDSFGVVEITANFEPGTDPGYAGVEVQNRLKRVEARLPAEVRQQGILVEEASAATLNIITLVSTDGSMDEVGLGDFLIRNVINEIRRIPGVGRATLYSTERSLRVWIDPDKLRGLSLNPSDVTKAIQNQNVQIASGAVGAQPSPSTSAMNFPIIVKGQMTEPEAFGAVVLRANPDGSTVRLRDIARIELGGEDYKFTTRLNGGEAAGISVTLAPDGNALQTAKAIRAKMEELSQFFPDNLKWDIPYDITPAVEASIEKVLHTLIEAVVLVFIVMFLFLQNIRYTLIPTIVVPIALLGTCTVMLLAGFSVNVLTMFGMVLAIGILVDDAIVVVENVERIMNEEGLPPKEATRKAMGQITGAIIGITLVLIAVFIPMAFFPGSVGIIYRQFSIAMVTSIAFSAFLALSLTPALCATLLKPIEKGHGHAKGGVFGWFNRVVDRETARYGRGVQTLIAKSGRVMLVYLALVTGVAYAFVRLPEGFLPVEDQGFFTVDIQTPPGSSFNRTLAAVKKVEEHLMAQPGVATVTIVNGFSFSGQGQMTSQAFVTLKPWGERDADNSAAKLVEGTNKALGSYKDAVIQALEPPPIDNLGNASGFSFRLQDRAQKGYSALMAAQEQLLSLAKKSPVLQKVYVEGLPPAPQAELVIDREKAAALGVGFDDINNTIQVNLGSVYVNDFPNRGKMQRVIVQSEDLQRLNAADLLNYGVKNSQGTMVPMSSFADLKWSVGPAQIIGFNGYQSVRITGEPAAGYTSGEAIAEMERLATQLPKGFGFTWTGQSLQEKQAGSQASLLLALSVLIVFLCLAALYESWSIPFSVLLVIPLGVVGAVAAVYLRGMPNDVYFKIGLITIIGLSAKNAILIVEFAKDLWKPGTSLVDATVQAATLRFRPIVMTSLAFIFGVVPLAVATGAASKSQQAIGTGVMGGMISATVLAVFFVPVFFVVVMRLFKRKAVEAEAGARAEPAHAPEPHRIPAE, from the coding sequence ATGGCTCGCTTCTTCATCGACCGGCCGATCTTCGCCTGGGTCGTCGCCCTGTTCATCTGCCTGGGCGGGGCGCTCACCATCCCGCAATTGCCGGTGGCGCAGTACCCGATCATCGCGCCGCCCTCGATCGCGCTCTCGACCGCCTATCCGGGCGCGTCCGTCGAGAATCTCTACACCGGCACGACGCGTCTCATCGAGGACGAGCTGAACGGGGCGGCCAACATCCAGAGCTTCGAATCGGCCTCCGATTCCTTCGGCGTCGTCGAGATCACGGCGAATTTCGAGCCCGGCACCGATCCGGGCTACGCCGGCGTCGAGGTGCAGAACCGCCTGAAGCGCGTCGAGGCGCGGCTCCCCGCCGAGGTGCGCCAGCAGGGCATCCTGGTCGAGGAGGCCTCGGCCGCGACGCTGAACATCATCACGCTCGTCTCCACCGACGGCTCGATGGACGAGGTCGGCCTCGGCGACTTCCTGATCCGCAACGTCATCAACGAGATCCGCCGCATCCCCGGCGTCGGCCGCGCCACGCTCTACTCGACCGAGCGCAGCCTTCGCGTCTGGATCGACCCCGACAAGCTGCGCGGCCTCTCGCTGAATCCGTCCGACGTGACGAAGGCGATCCAGAACCAGAACGTGCAGATCGCCTCCGGCGCGGTCGGCGCGCAGCCGAGCCCGTCCACGAGCGCGATGAACTTCCCGATCATCGTGAAGGGCCAGATGACCGAGCCCGAGGCGTTCGGCGCCGTGGTGCTGCGCGCCAACCCCGACGGCTCGACCGTGCGGCTTCGCGACATCGCCCGGATCGAACTCGGCGGCGAGGATTACAAGTTCACGACGCGGCTCAACGGCGGCGAGGCGGCCGGCATCTCGGTGACGCTGGCGCCGGACGGCAACGCCCTCCAGACCGCGAAGGCGATCCGCGCCAAGATGGAGGAGCTGTCCCAGTTCTTCCCCGACAACCTGAAATGGGACATCCCCTACGACATCACCCCGGCCGTCGAGGCCTCGATCGAGAAGGTGCTGCACACGCTGATCGAGGCGGTGGTGCTGGTCTTCATCGTGATGTTCCTGTTCCTGCAGAACATCCGCTACACCCTGATCCCGACGATCGTGGTGCCGATCGCGCTCTTGGGCACCTGCACGGTGATGCTGCTCGCGGGCTTTTCCGTGAACGTGCTGACCATGTTCGGCATGGTGCTCGCCATCGGCATCCTCGTCGACGACGCGATCGTCGTCGTCGAGAATGTCGAGCGCATCATGAACGAGGAGGGGCTGCCCCCGAAGGAGGCGACCCGGAAGGCGATGGGCCAGATCACGGGCGCCATCATCGGCATCACCCTGGTGCTGATCGCGGTGTTCATCCCGATGGCGTTCTTCCCCGGCTCGGTCGGCATCATCTACCGCCAGTTCTCGATCGCGATGGTCACCTCGATCGCCTTCTCGGCCTTCCTGGCGCTCTCGCTGACGCCGGCACTCTGCGCGACGCTCCTGAAGCCGATCGAGAAGGGCCACGGCCACGCCAAGGGCGGCGTGTTCGGCTGGTTCAACCGGGTGGTGGACCGGGAGACGGCCCGCTACGGGCGCGGCGTCCAGACCCTCATCGCCAAGTCCGGCCGGGTGATGCTCGTCTACCTCGCCCTCGTCACGGGCGTCGCCTACGCCTTCGTGCGCCTGCCCGAGGGCTTCCTGCCGGTGGAGGACCAGGGCTTCTTCACCGTCGACATCCAGACGCCGCCGGGCTCCTCCTTCAACCGGACGCTCGCTGCCGTGAAGAAGGTCGAGGAGCACCTGATGGCGCAGCCCGGCGTCGCCACGGTGACGATCGTCAACGGCTTCTCGTTCTCCGGCCAGGGCCAGATGACGAGCCAGGCCTTCGTGACCCTGAAGCCCTGGGGCGAGCGCGACGCGGACAACTCGGCCGCCAAGCTCGTCGAGGGGACCAACAAGGCGCTGGGCAGCTACAAGGACGCGGTGATCCAGGCGCTGGAGCCGCCGCCGATCGACAATCTCGGCAACGCGTCCGGCTTCTCGTTCCGCCTGCAGGACCGCGCCCAGAAGGGCTACTCGGCCCTGATGGCGGCGCAGGAGCAGCTGCTCTCGCTCGCCAAGAAGAGCCCCGTCCTGCAGAAGGTCTACGTCGAGGGCCTGCCGCCCGCGCCCCAGGCCGAGCTCGTGATCGACCGCGAGAAGGCGGCCGCCCTCGGCGTCGGCTTCGACGACATCAACAACACGATCCAGGTCAATCTCGGCTCGGTCTACGTCAACGACTTCCCGAACCGGGGCAAGATGCAGCGCGTCATCGTGCAGTCGGAGGATCTGCAGCGCCTCAACGCGGCCGACCTCCTGAATTACGGAGTGAAGAACAGCCAGGGCACGATGGTGCCGATGTCCTCCTTCGCCGACCTCAAGTGGAGCGTCGGGCCGGCGCAGATCATCGGCTTCAACGGCTATCAGTCGGTCCGCATCACCGGCGAGCCGGCGGCGGGCTACACCTCGGGCGAGGCGATCGCCGAGATGGAGCGGCTCGCGACGCAATTGCCGAAGGGCTTCGGCTTCACCTGGACCGGCCAGTCCCTGCAGGAGAAGCAGGCGGGCAGCCAGGCCTCGCTGCTGCTGGCCCTCTCGGTGCTGATCGTGTTCCTCTGCCTCGCGGCGCTCTACGAGAGCTGGTCGATCCCGTTCTCGGTGCTGCTCGTGATCCCGCTCGGCGTCGTCGGCGCGGTGGCGGCGGTCTACCTGCGCGGCATGCCGAACGACGTCTACTTCAAGATCGGGCTGATCACGATCATCGGTCTGTCCGCGAAGAACGCGATCCTGATCGTGGAATTCGCCAAGGACCTCTGGAAGCCCGGCACCAGCCTCGTCGACGCGACGGTCCAGGCCGCGACGCTCCGCTTCCGGCCGATCGTGATGACCTCGCTGGCCTTCATCTTCGGCGTGGTCCCGCTGGCGGTGGCCACCGGCGCCGCCTCGAAGAGCCAGCAGGCGATCGGCACCGGCGTGATGGGCGGCATGATCTCGGCCACCGTGCTCGCGGTGTTCTTCGTGCCGGTCTTCTTCGTGGTGGTGATGCGGCTGTTCAAGCGGAAGGCGGTCGAGGCGGAGGCCGGCGCGCGCGCCGAGCCCGCCCACGCGCCGGAGCCGCACCGCATCCCGGCGGAGTAG
- the nrfD gene encoding NrfD/PsrC family molybdoenzyme membrane anchor subunit has translation MNVPYPVLSRGPEDPPARPGSAMDRDRPPPGRDAAWDGPTYYGRPALKPAPFEAGVVGGYVFLAGLSGASALIATVADVTLGSEAQDLVRRGRYAALLAPTIGSALLVYDLHTPERFLNMFRVAKATSPMSIGTWILVGFSGCAALTAAAQFADDRGVGPGAARTIARGASLPAAFLGAGLTTYTAALLAATSTPLWAAAPRALAVRFGASAIAYGAAFLWLGERDGGLARRLETLAAAALAVDLAADAAATAAYRAKGVAPALSGPAGTVEKVMGTGLGAALPLALYAASRLAARRPPPRLGTLAALAILAGGAAFRIGILKSGAESASRPDVSFRFMQSDNLRE, from the coding sequence ATGAACGTGCCCTACCCGGTCCTGAGCCGCGGCCCCGAGGATCCGCCCGCCCGGCCGGGCTCGGCGATGGACCGGGACAGGCCGCCGCCCGGCCGCGACGCTGCCTGGGACGGGCCGACCTATTACGGGCGCCCGGCCCTCAAGCCGGCGCCCTTCGAGGCGGGGGTCGTGGGCGGCTACGTCTTCCTCGCCGGGTTGTCGGGGGCGAGCGCCCTGATCGCCACGGTCGCCGACGTGACGCTGGGCTCCGAGGCGCAGGATCTCGTGCGCCGGGGCCGCTACGCCGCGCTTCTCGCGCCGACGATCGGCTCCGCGCTCCTCGTCTACGACCTGCACACGCCGGAGCGCTTCCTCAACATGTTCCGGGTCGCGAAGGCGACCTCTCCGATGTCGATCGGCACCTGGATCCTCGTCGGCTTCTCGGGGTGCGCCGCCCTCACGGCGGCGGCGCAATTCGCGGACGACCGGGGCGTCGGCCCCGGCGCCGCGCGGACCATCGCCCGGGGCGCGAGCCTGCCCGCGGCATTCCTCGGGGCGGGGCTCACCACCTACACGGCGGCGCTCCTCGCCGCGACCTCGACCCCGCTCTGGGCCGCCGCGCCGCGGGCGCTCGCCGTGCGCTTCGGGGCCTCGGCGATCGCCTACGGGGCGGCCTTCCTCTGGCTCGGCGAGCGCGACGGCGGCCTCGCGCGGCGCCTCGAGACCCTGGCGGCGGCGGCGCTCGCCGTCGATCTCGCGGCCGACGCCGCCGCGACGGCCGCCTACAGGGCCAAGGGCGTCGCGCCGGCCCTCTCCGGGCCCGCCGGCACGGTCGAGAAGGTCATGGGCACCGGCCTCGGCGCGGCGCTGCCGCTCGCCCTCTACGCGGCCTCGCGGCTCGCGGCGCGCCGGCCCCCGCCCCGGCTCGGGACGCTCGCCGCCCTCGCGATCCTCGCCGGCGGGGCGGCCTTCCGCATCGGGATCCTCAAGTCCGGCGCGGAATCCGCGTCGCGGCCCGACGTCAGCTTCCGCTTCATGCAGTCGGACAACTTGCGCGAGTAA
- a CDS encoding cytochrome P450: MADPTLLDQVKDPANRADPYPLFARLRECPVSRQHDGTYVAATHGAVASLLGDPRISSETLPPADRPLTGNPFTDWLVKPIRDRVTDAHRPFIFRDPPDHDRLRGCVMHQFSTERVQRMRARSDRLVADLLEKTCGEREIDIVDDLAYPLPVTVICELFGVPTEDEPKFHGWATQLATALEPDSLEDDEIRAKNSRCFDDISAYMGDLIKEKRRHPQDDMLSGLANEEAPGAGRMNDYDLIATSILMLVAGHETTVNLITNGTLALLRHPEALARLKAEPAWAPRVVEEMLRYDPPVQFRTRTALADIDVAGLTIPEGADVVLLLASGNRDETVFPDPDRFDPDRTGTRHLGFGGSLHYCVGAPLARFETAAALTALSRRLQNPRLVEDPPPYRPGAALRGPEHLRIAIDGLA; this comes from the coding sequence ATGGCCGACCCGACGCTCCTCGACCAGGTGAAGGACCCCGCGAACCGGGCCGACCCGTACCCGCTCTTCGCGCGGCTGCGCGAATGCCCGGTCTCGCGCCAGCACGACGGCACCTACGTCGCCGCGACCCACGGGGCCGTCGCGAGCCTTCTGGGCGATCCGCGCATCAGCTCCGAGACCCTGCCGCCCGCCGACCGGCCGCTCACCGGCAACCCCTTCACCGACTGGCTGGTGAAGCCGATCCGCGACCGGGTGACGGACGCGCACCGGCCCTTCATCTTCCGCGACCCGCCAGACCACGACCGCCTGCGCGGCTGCGTCATGCACCAGTTCAGCACGGAGCGCGTGCAGCGGATGCGCGCCCGCTCGGACAGGCTCGTGGCGGATCTCCTGGAGAAGACGTGCGGAGAGCGCGAGATCGACATCGTGGACGACCTCGCCTACCCGCTCCCCGTCACCGTGATCTGCGAATTGTTCGGCGTGCCGACCGAGGACGAGCCGAAATTCCACGGCTGGGCGACGCAGCTCGCCACCGCGCTCGAGCCCGACAGCCTGGAGGACGACGAGATCCGGGCGAAGAACAGCCGCTGCTTCGACGACATCTCCGCCTACATGGGCGACCTGATCAAGGAGAAGCGCCGGCACCCTCAGGACGACATGCTGTCCGGCCTCGCCAACGAGGAGGCGCCGGGGGCGGGCCGGATGAACGATTACGACCTCATCGCCACCTCGATCCTGATGCTGGTGGCGGGCCACGAGACCACGGTCAACCTCATCACCAACGGCACGCTGGCCCTCCTGCGCCACCCCGAGGCGCTGGCCCGCCTCAAGGCCGAGCCCGCCTGGGCGCCCCGCGTCGTCGAGGAGATGCTGCGCTACGACCCGCCCGTGCAGTTCCGGACCCGGACGGCGCTGGCCGACATCGACGTCGCCGGCCTCACGATCCCCGAGGGCGCGGACGTGGTGCTGCTGCTCGCCTCCGGCAACCGGGACGAGACGGTGTTTCCCGATCCCGATCGCTTCGACCCGGACCGCACCGGCACCCGCCATCTCGGCTTCGGCGGCAGCCTGCATTACTGCGTCGGCGCCCCGCTCGCCCGCTTCGAGACGGCGGCGGCGCTGACCGCGCTGAGCCGGCGCCTGCAGAACCCCCGCCTCGTCGAGGACCCGCCGCCCTACCGGCCGGGCGCGGCTCTGCGCGGGCCCGAGCACCTGCGGATCGCGATCGACGGGCTCGCCTGA
- a CDS encoding GntP family permease: MNLVICLAALVFLMAIAYRGFSVILFAPVAAMGAVLVTDPAAVPPIFSGLFMEKMVGFLKLYFPVFLLGAVFGKLVEISGFARSIVGAVTGVLGKGRSIIAIVLVGAILTYGGVSLFVAVFAVYPFAAELFRQSRIPKRLIPGTIALGAFTFTMDTLPGTPQIQNIIPAAFFKTDAYAAPWLGVIGAVFIFVLGVAYLEWRRRRAAAAGEGYGEGHANEPEARDDTAPVHPAIALLPLLIVGIGNRLLLTAINAFYGAEAKVALTPEMAANPVIVPVKTVAAIWAVEGALILGILATVILGFRNVRARFSDGTKAAVAGSLLAGMNTATEYGFGAVIAALPGFKAISDALSAIPNPLVNEAVTVTVLAGVTGSASGGLSIALGALADRFVQGAQAAGIPLEVLHRVASMASGGMDTLPHNGAVITLLAVTGLTHRQSYGDIFAITLIKTAAVFVVIAVYYATGIV; encoded by the coding sequence ATGAATCTCGTGATCTGCCTCGCGGCGCTCGTCTTCCTGATGGCCATCGCCTACCGGGGCTTCAGCGTCATCCTGTTCGCCCCCGTGGCGGCGATGGGCGCCGTGCTCGTCACCGATCCGGCCGCGGTGCCGCCGATCTTCAGCGGCCTCTTCATGGAGAAGATGGTCGGCTTCCTGAAGCTGTACTTCCCCGTCTTCCTGCTCGGCGCCGTGTTCGGCAAGCTCGTGGAGATCTCGGGCTTCGCCCGCTCCATCGTCGGCGCGGTGACGGGGGTGCTCGGCAAGGGCCGCTCGATCATCGCGATCGTCCTCGTGGGCGCGATCCTCACCTACGGCGGCGTCTCGCTGTTCGTGGCGGTCTTCGCCGTCTACCCCTTCGCCGCCGAGCTCTTCCGCCAGAGCCGCATCCCGAAGCGCCTGATCCCCGGCACCATCGCGCTCGGCGCCTTCACCTTCACGATGGACACGCTGCCCGGCACGCCGCAGATCCAGAACATCATCCCGGCCGCCTTCTTCAAGACGGATGCCTACGCCGCGCCCTGGCTCGGGGTGATCGGCGCGGTCTTCATCTTCGTGCTCGGCGTCGCCTACCTCGAATGGCGCCGCCGCCGGGCGGCCGCCGCGGGCGAGGGCTACGGGGAGGGCCACGCCAACGAGCCGGAGGCGCGGGACGACACCGCCCCGGTCCATCCGGCGATCGCTCTCCTGCCGCTCCTCATCGTCGGGATCGGCAACCGCCTGCTGCTCACCGCGATCAACGCGTTCTACGGCGCGGAGGCCAAGGTCGCCCTCACGCCCGAGATGGCGGCCAACCCCGTCATCGTGCCGGTGAAGACGGTGGCGGCGATCTGGGCGGTCGAGGGCGCGCTGATCCTCGGCATCCTGGCGACCGTCATCCTCGGCTTCCGCAACGTCCGCGCCCGCTTCTCGGACGGGACCAAGGCCGCGGTGGCGGGCTCGCTTCTGGCCGGCATGAACACCGCGACCGAGTACGGCTTCGGCGCCGTCATCGCGGCGCTGCCGGGCTTCAAGGCGATCTCGGACGCGCTGTCGGCGATCCCGAACCCGCTGGTCAACGAGGCGGTCACCGTCACGGTGCTGGCCGGCGTCACGGGCTCGGCCTCGGGCGGCCTCTCGATCGCCCTCGGCGCCCTCGCCGACCGCTTCGTGCAGGGGGCTCAAGCCGCGGGGATCCCGCTTGAGGTGCTGCACCGGGTCGCCTCGATGGCGAGCGGCGGAATGGACACGCTGCCCCACAACGGCGCCGTGATCACGCTGCTCGCCGTCACGGGCCTCACCCACCGGCAATCCTACGGCGACATCTTCGCGATCACCCTGATCAAGACCGCGGCCGTGTTCGTCGTGATCGCGGTCTACTACGCCACGGGGATCGTTTGA
- a CDS encoding fumarylacetoacetate hydrolase family protein: MSQGRRDFLKAAATGLASATIGGAAAAETRASAGTTDKAMTATMPRGLTLLNMRRGAGYGLGVKLERGILDVSAASEALGLPAPADMDDLLQNGRGAEVTALVEAVGKDREAVFLLREEKIAFAPLVTRPEKIVMMGFNYRHHAEETGTPIPKNPPLFNKYNNALNHHGGTIKLPTAVAREFDYETELVIVFGKTCRDVSEDEALDYVAGYATGNDFSARDLQTLTSQFMIGKTSDGFAPLGPYLVSADLVKDPNNLKLKTTVNGVTRQDWNTNDMIFNCRQLISFASRIMTLKPGDIFYTGTPQGVIFGEKTPRAERAWLKAGDTVTSSLEGLGELRFTLT, encoded by the coding sequence ATGAGCCAGGGCAGACGGGACTTCCTGAAGGCGGCCGCGACGGGGCTCGCCTCCGCGACGATCGGTGGCGCCGCCGCCGCGGAGACGCGCGCGAGCGCAGGGACGACGGACAAAGCCATGACAGCCACGATGCCAAGGGGCCTCACCCTCCTGAACATGCGCCGCGGGGCGGGCTACGGCCTCGGCGTCAAGCTCGAGCGCGGCATCCTCGACGTCAGCGCGGCCTCCGAGGCGCTCGGCCTGCCCGCGCCCGCCGACATGGACGACCTCCTGCAGAACGGGCGCGGTGCGGAGGTCACGGCCCTCGTCGAGGCCGTGGGAAAGGACCGGGAGGCGGTGTTCCTGCTGCGCGAGGAGAAGATTGCCTTCGCCCCCCTGGTCACGCGGCCCGAGAAGATCGTGATGATGGGCTTCAACTACCGGCACCATGCCGAGGAGACCGGCACGCCGATCCCCAAGAACCCGCCGCTGTTCAACAAGTACAACAACGCGCTCAACCACCACGGCGGCACCATCAAGCTGCCGACCGCGGTGGCGCGGGAATTCGACTACGAGACCGAGCTCGTGATCGTGTTTGGCAAAACCTGCCGCGACGTGTCGGAGGACGAGGCGCTCGACTACGTGGCCGGCTACGCCACCGGCAACGATTTCAGCGCCCGCGACCTGCAGACGCTGACCTCGCAATTCATGATCGGCAAGACCTCGGACGGTTTCGCCCCGCTCGGCCCCTACCTCGTCAGCGCCGACCTCGTGAAGGACCCGAACAATCTCAAGCTGAAGACGACGGTCAACGGCGTGACCCGCCAGGACTGGAACACCAACGACATGATCTTCAACTGCCGGCAGCTGATCAGCTTCGCCTCGCGGATCATGACGCTGAAGCCCGGCGACATCTTCTACACGGGCACGCCGCAGGGGGTGATCTTCGGCGAGAAGACGCCCCGCGCCGAGCGGGCCTGGCTGAAGGCCGGGGACACGGTGACGAGCAGCCTGGAGGGCCTCGGCGAACTGCGCTTCACCCTGACCTGA
- a CDS encoding MAPEG family protein has translation MTFPAITAFYAALLALLFVGLSGWVVAGRLSSDVLHGDGGDAELQKRIRCQGNFAEYVPFALLLIALLEASGGSLALVRGLLVVLLLARLLHPVGMLAPKNAPRQFACRGGGIVATFGVTAVAALALLVRTA, from the coding sequence GTGACCTTCCCGGCCATCACCGCCTTCTACGCCGCGCTCCTGGCGCTCCTCTTCGTCGGGCTGTCCGGCTGGGTCGTCGCCGGACGCCTCTCGTCGGACGTGCTGCACGGGGACGGCGGCGATGCCGAGCTGCAGAAGCGCATCCGCTGCCAGGGCAATTTCGCCGAGTACGTCCCCTTCGCGCTCCTCCTGATCGCGCTCTTGGAAGCCTCTGGCGGCAGCCTCGCCCTGGTGCGCGGCCTTCTCGTCGTGCTTCTCCTCGCGCGGCTCCTGCACCCGGTCGGCATGCTGGCGCCGAAGAACGCGCCGCGCCAGTTCGCCTGCCGCGGCGGCGGCATCGTCGCCACCTTCGGTGTCACGGCGGTCGCCGCCCTCGCGCTCCTCGTGCGCACGGCCTGA